A single Campylobacter hyointestinalis subsp. hyointestinalis DNA region contains:
- a CDS encoding DMT family transporter produces MVLATKDYTHFLNLDLKWYNGQNMTANKNFFYFLLFLSMVAWGGSWVNMKILVDYDDPFNLIFIRFGIAAIAMIPIIYLLGHSFKIDLKSLVVSILAGICLISYMFCFYYGTKYGTASLGGAMVTTMIPIITFVILIFLRKRKAGAKDIFALFLGALGVGTMLNVWKFDMQSILAVQNLYYVSAAFLWAILTIISAKSKISPIVFTFYLYVMSSFIDAALFVKFDEIGSFDKIFWINMILISFGATVFANAIYFLGVEKLGAAEVSSFVFLVPFCAILLSFIFLSEDIKVSIVVGTVLTLWAVKLLNNIKIFKFKSVR; encoded by the coding sequence ATGGTTTTAGCTACAAAAGACTATACTCATTTTTTAAATTTAGATCTCAAATGGTACAACGGACAAAATATGACTGCTAACAAAAACTTCTTTTATTTCCTGCTTTTTTTATCTATGGTTGCATGGGGCGGCTCTTGGGTAAATATGAAAATTTTAGTGGATTATGATGATCCGTTTAATCTGATTTTTATAAGGTTTGGGATCGCTGCTATAGCTATGATACCGATCATTTATTTGTTAGGACATTCATTTAAGATAGATCTTAAAAGTTTGGTCGTATCAATTTTGGCAGGAATTTGCTTGATTTCTTATATGTTTTGCTTTTATTATGGTACGAAATACGGTACGGCTTCGCTAGGTGGTGCTATGGTTACTACTATGATACCGATCATCACGTTTGTTATTTTGATATTTTTAAGAAAAAGAAAAGCCGGCGCTAAAGATATATTTGCTCTATTTTTAGGAGCTTTGGGAGTTGGTACTATGCTAAATGTATGGAAATTTGATATGCAAAGCATACTAGCCGTGCAAAATTTATACTATGTATCGGCTGCATTTCTTTGGGCTATTCTCACTATTATAAGTGCAAAATCCAAAATATCTCCTATAGTTTTTACTTTTTATCTTTATGTAATGTCATCTTTTATAGATGCCGCGTTATTTGTTAAATTTGATGAGATTGGTTCGTTCGATAAAATATTTTGGATAAATATGATATTGATATCATTTGGAGCGACTGTTTTTGCAAACGCTATTTATTTTTTAGGCGTAGAAAAATTAGGAGCCGCAGAAGTCAGCTCATTTGTATTTTTAGTCCCATTTTGCGCTATTTTGCTTAGTTTTATATTTTTATCAGAAGATATAAAAGTATCTATCGTTGTAGGGACAGTGCTTACTTTGTGGGCTGTAAAATTGCTAAACAATATAAAAATATTTAAATTTAAAAGTGTGAGATGA
- the rpmB gene encoding 50S ribosomal protein L28 — MSKRCAITGKGPMTGNNVSHANNRTKRRFMPNLRTVRVMLEDGTTRKIKVAASTLRTMKKQSAN; from the coding sequence ATGTCAAAAAGATGTGCGATAACAGGAAAAGGCCCGATGACTGGAAACAACGTGAGCCACGCAAATAATAGAACAAAAAGAAGATTTATGCCAAACCTTCGTACGGTTCGCGTTATGTTAGAAGACGGTACAACTAGAAAAATCAAAGTTGCAGCGTCTACACTTAGAACAATGAAAAAACAAAGCGCCAACTAA
- the argJ gene encoding bifunctional glutamate N-acetyltransferase/amino-acid acetyltransferase ArgJ, protein MFNLISLKNGLENVSGFYFGGLNAGFKTNGDNDLGFIRSDEPVQVCAIFTSNKFKAAPIRHFLRYGNDFKTNFILLNSKNANAMTGKKGIDDIDDIFKELSKKLNLINPIMSSTGVIGYRLKKDKIIEAANKFDFNSRNSDATVRAIMTTDSFKKEIAFRVELEDGKSFNIACICKGAGMINPAFATMLCFILTDADIPKSDMDELLKASVEESFNAVSVDGDTSTNDTLMLLSSQKSGVYDKTAFKFALETITKTMALNLVKDGEGSTKVVAFEVNGALNNEQAMKAAKALSNSLLVKTAIFGEDPNWGRIASTIGASGIECDDEKLSIYYDDVLVFDKDHPELDEISEEKAHKVMTKDSYKIRCEIGLGEGKFTAYGCDLGHTYVKINADYRS, encoded by the coding sequence ATGTTTAACCTAATCAGTCTCAAAAATGGGCTTGAAAATGTGAGTGGATTTTATTTTGGCGGCTTAAATGCTGGATTTAAAACAAACGGAGATAATGATCTAGGCTTCATAAGAAGCGATGAGCCGGTGCAAGTTTGCGCTATTTTTACTAGCAATAAATTTAAAGCTGCACCGATAAGACATTTTTTAAGATACGGAAATGATTTTAAAACAAATTTCATACTTTTAAACTCAAAAAACGCAAATGCGATGACAGGAAAAAAAGGGATAGACGATATAGATGATATATTTAAAGAACTTAGCAAAAAGCTAAATTTAATAAATCCTATAATGAGCTCAACTGGAGTCATAGGATATCGTCTTAAAAAAGATAAAATAATAGAAGCTGCAAACAAATTCGACTTTAACTCACGCAACTCAGACGCAACCGTTAGAGCGATAATGACGACTGATAGCTTTAAAAAAGAGATAGCTTTTAGAGTAGAACTTGAAGACGGTAAAAGCTTTAACATAGCTTGCATCTGCAAAGGTGCTGGTATGATAAACCCAGCATTTGCGACAATGCTATGCTTTATCTTGACAGATGCGGATATACCAAAATCAGATATGGACGAGCTTCTTAAAGCTAGCGTAGAAGAAAGCTTTAATGCTGTAAGCGTAGATGGAGATACTAGCACAAATGATACATTGATGCTTCTAAGCTCACAAAAAAGCGGAGTCTATGACAAAACTGCGTTTAAATTTGCACTTGAAACTATCACAAAAACTATGGCTCTAAATTTAGTAAAAGACGGCGAAGGAAGTACGAAAGTAGTAGCATTTGAAGTAAATGGAGCATTAAACAACGAGCAAGCTATGAAAGCAGCCAAAGCTCTTTCAAATTCCCTCTTAGTCAAAACAGCGATTTTCGGCGAAGATCCAAACTGGGGCAGGATCGCATCTACTATAGGAGCTAGCGGCATAGAGTGTGATGATGAAAAGCTATCGATATATTATGACGATGTTTTAGTATTTGACAAAGATCATCCCGAGCTTGATGAGATCTCTGAAGAAAAAGCACATAAAGTTATGACGAAAGATAGCTACAAGATCCGCTGTGAGATTGGACTTGGGGAAGGTAAATTTACCGCTTATGGATGTGATCTGGGTCACACATACGTCAAAATCAACGCTGATTACCGATCATAA
- a CDS encoding methionine ABC transporter ATP-binding protein yields the protein MIKIKNLSKSYDKHEILKDINTHIKPGEIFAIVGHSGAGKSTLLRCINGLESYQSGSLRVFDKEISKLNECELRELRKDIGMIFQHFALMSRKTVFENIATPLRLWKFDNNYINKRVNELLDLVGLKDKSTSYPNSLSGGQKQRVAIARALALKPKILLSDEATSALDPNTTNQILALLREINEKLGITIVLVTHEMEVVKSIANRAILLEDGVITNSGSIIDIFLKPNKNMKTFLGEEEILPQTGINIRLFFPPKVAFNTIITSMARSLDIDFNIVWGKLERLDKNVLGNLVININEQDKTKVIDYIEKTGVLYEIAGEEQ from the coding sequence ATGATAAAAATAAAAAATCTATCCAAAAGTTATGATAAACACGAGATTTTAAAAGATATCAACACTCATATCAAGCCTGGTGAAATCTTCGCTATCGTCGGTCATAGCGGTGCTGGTAAAAGCACACTTTTGCGCTGTATTAATGGGCTTGAGAGCTATCAAAGTGGCAGCCTTAGGGTCTTTGATAAAGAGATTTCTAAGCTAAATGAGTGTGAGCTAAGAGAGCTTAGAAAAGATATCGGTATGATATTTCAACACTTTGCTTTGATGAGTAGAAAAACAGTTTTTGAAAATATCGCCACACCGCTAAGACTATGGAAATTTGATAATAATTATATAAATAAAAGAGTAAATGAGCTGCTTGATCTAGTAGGCTTAAAAGATAAGTCAACAAGCTATCCAAACTCGCTATCAGGCGGTCAAAAACAACGTGTAGCTATAGCTAGAGCTTTAGCTTTGAAGCCAAAAATCTTACTTAGCGATGAAGCTACAAGTGCCCTTGATCCAAACACCACAAATCAAATTCTAGCACTTCTAAGAGAAATAAATGAGAAATTAGGCATAACCATAGTTCTAGTAACTCACGAAATGGAAGTCGTAAAAAGCATAGCAAACAGGGCTATACTGCTTGAAGATGGCGTCATAACCAACTCAGGAAGCATAATCGACATATTTTTAAAACCAAACAAAAATATGAAAACATTCCTTGGCGAAGAAGAAATTTTACCACAAACTGGCATAAATATACGGCTTTTCTTCCCGCCAAAAGTAGCGTTTAATACCATCATTACTAGTATGGCAAGAAGTCTAGATATTGATTTTAACATAGTTTGGGGCAAACTTGAACGCTTGGATAAAAACGTCCTTGGAAACCTCGTGATAAATATAAATGAACAAGACAAAACCAAAGTCATAGATTACATAGAAAAAACAGGCGTTTTATATGAAATAGCAGGAGAAGAACAATGA
- a CDS encoding potassium channel family protein, with protein MSLLQKIKKFLNWSETPKPQYSLDDELYQQLKYFRLPLIFVVSMMLFGALGYIFTTNFSLIDAIYQAGMTFTTVGFTEVGHINTAGRLFTITFILMGFGLFTFSMGLVIEVLKKGTLIKILKERNMLYKIARLKNHFVICYHNNYTIELTRQFRENHIPFVVVDNKENLEELAETYKYPYYIVDEPHTQNALLKTHLSSAKGLITLSPNIADNIAMIATVRLYEKELGRIKPYFIMTNSDNEDDTEKLQKLGANSVVSPAKLVAQRLSAVSVRPDMENMLEQFLYKKDSPIDIEEIKVPELSWLRFKRLKETHLRDITNADVVGIRDQNNKFTPMPKGDTLIGTGSKLLVIGTAESIRATKKLIFSKHKPEEFKYV; from the coding sequence ATGTCTTTACTTCAAAAGATTAAGAAATTCCTCAACTGGAGTGAAACTCCAAAACCACAATACAGCCTAGACGATGAACTTTATCAACAACTAAAATACTTCAGACTTCCACTTATCTTTGTAGTTTCTATGATGCTTTTTGGAGCATTAGGCTATATTTTTACAACTAATTTTTCGCTAATAGATGCAATCTATCAAGCCGGTATGACATTTACAACTGTAGGATTTACCGAAGTCGGACATATAAATACCGCCGGAAGATTATTTACTATAACTTTTATTCTTATGGGATTTGGTCTTTTTACGTTCTCTATGGGTCTTGTTATAGAAGTACTGAAAAAAGGTACTTTGATAAAAATTTTAAAGGAAAGAAATATGCTCTACAAAATAGCTAGGCTTAAAAACCACTTTGTAATCTGCTATCACAACAACTATACTATAGAACTAACCAGACAATTCAGAGAAAATCACATACCGTTTGTAGTAGTCGATAACAAAGAAAATTTAGAAGAGCTTGCCGAAACATATAAATATCCATATTATATAGTAGATGAGCCGCACACACAAAATGCACTGCTAAAAACTCATCTCTCAAGCGCCAAAGGACTCATAACCCTAAGTCCGAATATAGCCGATAACATAGCCATGATAGCCACCGTTAGATTGTATGAAAAAGAGCTTGGACGTATAAAACCGTATTTTATCATGACGAATTCAGACAATGAAGACGATACCGAAAAGCTACAAAAGCTCGGTGCAAACTCAGTAGTAAGCCCGGCAAAACTTGTCGCTCAAAGGCTCTCAGCAGTGAGTGTACGTCCCGATATGGAAAATATGTTGGAGCAATTTTTATACAAAAAAGACTCACCTATAGATATAGAAGAGATAAAAGTCCCAGAACTATCTTGGCTTAGATTTAAGCGCCTTAAAGAAACTCACCTTAGAGACATCACAAACGCGGACGTCGTAGGCATCAGAGATCAAAATAATAAATTTACACCTATGCCAAAAGGCGACACACTCATAGGAACAGGCTCAAAACTCCTAGTCATAGGAACGGCAGAGAGCATAAGAGCTACTAAAAAACTTATTTTTAGCAAACACAAACCAGAGGAATTTAAATATGTTTAA
- the thiD gene encoding bifunctional hydroxymethylpyrimidine kinase/phosphomethylpyrimidine kinase, with protein sequence MKKVLSIAGSDSSGGAGIQADIKTITAHKMYAMSVITALTAQNTNGVFGVLDVGGEFITAQIDACFSDIFPDALKIGMVSNEEIIRSISAGLKKWNTKNIVLDPVMVATSGGVLMKDSAINVLIDELFSIANIITPNIPEAEILSDMVIKTTEDMQKSAKKISKFTNAAVLVKGGHLEGSAIDVLYSGGEFSFFNSDKIKTKNTHGTGCTLSSAIACGLAANLDIKTSVLKAKDFITKALANDIKVGQGNGAIDHYFRIPEIF encoded by the coding sequence ATGAAAAAAGTTTTAAGTATAGCTGGATCTGATTCTAGCGGAGGCGCTGGAATACAAGCTGATATAAAGACGATAACCGCGCATAAGATGTACGCGATGAGTGTTATAACGGCGCTTACTGCTCAAAATACAAATGGTGTTTTTGGCGTTTTGGATGTTGGCGGTGAGTTTATAACTGCTCAGATCGATGCTTGCTTTAGCGATATATTTCCAGATGCACTAAAGATAGGAATGGTCTCAAACGAAGAAATTATCAGATCTATATCTGCCGGACTTAAAAAATGGAATACAAAAAATATCGTCCTTGATCCAGTAATGGTGGCTACAAGCGGTGGCGTGTTGATGAAAGACAGCGCCATAAATGTTTTAATAGACGAACTTTTTAGCATAGCTAACATCATAACTCCAAATATCCCAGAAGCAGAAATCCTAAGCGATATGGTCATAAAAACAACTGAAGATATGCAAAAATCCGCTAAAAAGATATCTAAATTTACAAATGCAGCCGTTCTTGTAAAAGGAGGACATTTGGAAGGTAGCGCCATTGACGTGTTATATAGTGGCGGCGAATTTAGCTTTTTTAACTCAGACAAGATAAAAACTAAAAATACTCATGGCACGGGCTGCACACTTTCTAGCGCTATAGCTTGTGGTTTGGCGGCGAATTTAGATATAAAAACCTCAGTCTTAAAGGCTAAAGATTTTATCACCAAAGCTCTTGCAAATGATATCAAAGTAGGGCAGGGAAATGGCGCTATCGATCATTATTTTAGGATACCAGAGATTTTTTGA
- a CDS encoding methionine ABC transporter permease, which yields MIPKLLYEATLDTIYMTFISTFLAFIIGLILAIILVLTKRNGLMPNRVVYSSLDLIVNVLRSFPFIILIIVLFPLTKIIVGTSIGTSAAIVPLTIGSAPFIARLIENAMNEVDYGIIEAALSFGANKSQIIFRVMLPEALPSIINAITLTLIVIVGFTAMAGTVGGGGLGDVAMRYGFQRFRPDIMAYTVIILIVLVQVIQMIGNLLYKITKK from the coding sequence ATGATACCAAAACTACTTTACGAAGCGACTTTAGATACTATTTATATGACTTTTATATCTACTTTTTTGGCTTTTATAATAGGGCTGATTTTAGCTATCATCTTAGTTCTTACTAAACGAAACGGACTTATGCCAAATAGGGTTGTATATTCTAGTCTTGATCTGATAGTAAATGTTCTTAGAAGCTTTCCGTTTATCATACTTATAATCGTGCTTTTTCCGCTTACAAAAATAATAGTAGGCACGAGTATAGGTACAAGTGCGGCTATCGTTCCTCTTACTATCGGCTCGGCTCCGTTTATAGCGCGTCTTATAGAAAATGCGATGAATGAAGTGGATTATGGTATCATAGAAGCTGCACTTAGCTTTGGTGCAAACAAATCTCAAATTATATTTAGAGTTATGCTTCCAGAAGCCCTTCCTAGTATCATCAACGCCATAACGCTCACGCTTATAGTTATAGTAGGATTTACCGCGATGGCAGGCACTGTAGGTGGCGGTGGGCTAGGAGATGTAGCGATGAGATATGGCTTCCAAAGATTTCGTCCAGACATTATGGCATACACAGTCATCATCTTGATAGTATTGGTTCAAGTTATACAGATGATAGGAAATCTACTTTATAAAATCACCAAAAAATAA
- a CDS encoding autotransporter outer membrane beta-barrel domain-containing protein, whose amino-acid sequence MRSVIGGEVALSTTQKQGATNNNKVTMFGGTVNGNVIGGFANSNEVNSNEVIIFGGTVNDFVCGGRSIASKTTHNVVNISGGTINGNVYGGYSSKGSATNNTVNILGNPTFRTSTIFYGGNKELFDGDIFTGNTILNLSDTYKTDLSKSKIGVAMQSGANESLKAGDKVILIKNNNGGIISTNDPKNHIGNPNNIHRLTTLTLSNIYDFDISSDPKSLYASLRSKKTNPSQKNILETGAGMLGIIGTNTDTIDKVMLNKSYDDKPSVFARTNGYDTRLKSGSHIDIKGANAIAGVSKKINDNYTHGLFMEFGKGKYDSYNDFNGKSIHGKGDSKYYGIGYLGKLDELDNDIYLEGSLRLGKIKSDYKGYGFGIGENPTFNTRRTYYATHLGAGKIFNLTKRSNIDTYLKAYYTRIEGDKIETLKTKFKFNTSDSFKTKLGARYNYNFTNGFGLYAGAAYEREFRGDIKGKNLTFDYNLDAPSLKGNSGIAEIGIRYTKFDNKKERFVIDLGTQESIGKKKGASGTLSLKYEF is encoded by the coding sequence ATGCGTTCGGTAATAGGAGGAGAAGTTGCTCTTAGTACTACTCAAAAGCAAGGAGCTACAAATAACAATAAAGTAACGATGTTTGGTGGAACTGTAAATGGTAATGTTATTGGAGGATTTGCAAATAGTAATGAAGTAAATAGCAATGAAGTAATTATTTTCGGCGGAACAGTAAATGACTTTGTTTGCGGTGGTAGGAGTATTGCAAGCAAAACAACCCATAACGTAGTAAATATCTCAGGTGGAACTATAAATGGTAATGTTTACGGCGGTTATAGTAGCAAAGGCTCAGCAACAAACAATACGGTAAACATCTTAGGAAATCCTACTTTTAGAACAAGTACGATATTTTACGGCGGAAATAAAGAGCTTTTCGATGGCGATATATTCACTGGAAACACTATATTAAATTTAAGCGATACATATAAAACAGATCTAAGCAAATCTAAAATAGGCGTAGCTATGCAAAGTGGAGCTAACGAATCTTTAAAAGCAGGAGATAAAGTAATACTTATAAAAAATAACAACGGCGGTATAATATCCACAAATGATCCAAAAAACCATATAGGCAATCCAAACAATATCCATAGACTAACCACATTAACACTTTCAAATATCTATGATTTTGATATATCAAGCGATCCAAAATCTTTGTATGCATCACTTAGGAGTAAAAAAACAAATCCATCTCAAAAAAATATCCTTGAAACAGGAGCTGGAATGCTAGGTATCATAGGAACAAATACTGACACTATAGATAAAGTTATGCTTAATAAATCTTATGATGATAAACCTTCGGTCTTTGCTAGGACAAACGGGTATGATACCAGACTAAAATCAGGTTCGCATATAGATATCAAAGGAGCTAATGCAATAGCCGGAGTTTCTAAAAAGATAAACGATAACTACACTCACGGATTATTTATGGAATTTGGTAAAGGTAAATACGATAGCTATAATGATTTTAACGGCAAAAGTATTCACGGTAAGGGCGATAGCAAATACTATGGAATAGGATATTTAGGCAAACTTGACGAACTTGATAATGATATATATCTCGAAGGTAGCTTAAGACTAGGTAAGATAAAAAGTGACTATAAAGGATATGGATTTGGTATAGGAGAAAATCCAACTTTTAATACTAGAAGAACATACTATGCTACTCATCTTGGAGCAGGAAAAATATTTAACCTAACTAAAAGATCAAATATAGATACCTATCTTAAAGCTTATTATACTAGAATAGAAGGCGATAAGATAGAAACTCTTAAGACTAAATTCAAATTTAATACAAGCGACTCGTTTAAAACCAAACTTGGAGCTAGATATAATTATAACTTTACTAATGGTTTTGGATTATATGCTGGAGCTGCTTACGAAAGAGAGTTTAGAGGAGATATTAAAGGTAAAAACTTAACATTTGATTATAATCTAGACGCTCCGTCTCTAAAAGGAAATTCTGGCATAGCAGAGATAGGTATCAGATACACTAAATTTGATAATAAAAAAGAGAGATTTGTTATAGATCTAGGAACTCAAGAATCTATAGGTAAGAAAAAAGGAGCAAGCGGAACTCTTAGCCTTAAATATGAATTTTAA
- a CDS encoding MetQ/NlpA family ABC transporter substrate-binding protein, which produces MKKTVAMALLATSFISAAFAEVIKVGATPIPHAEILEFIKPELKKEGYELEIKVFNDYVVPNLAVEDGDLDANYFQHIPYLNEFNANKGTHLVKTAGVHLEPMGIYSKKIKSLKDLKDGATISIPNDPTNESRALDVLVNAKLIEVDNSAKLRTPLDITKNSKNLKFKELEAATLPRTLDDVDIAVINTNFAMNANLNPTKDALALESKDSPYVNIVVVKEGNQNSKKIKALDAALNTKAVKDFIADKYKGAIIPAF; this is translated from the coding sequence ATGAAAAAAACAGTTGCCATGGCGCTACTTGCGACCAGCTTTATCAGTGCGGCGTTTGCCGAAGTTATAAAAGTAGGAGCTACTCCGATCCCTCACGCAGAGATCTTGGAATTTATAAAGCCTGAGTTAAAAAAAGAGGGATACGAGCTTGAGATAAAAGTATTTAATGACTACGTAGTGCCGAATTTAGCCGTAGAAGACGGTGATTTAGATGCAAACTATTTTCAACATATACCGTACTTAAATGAGTTTAATGCAAACAAAGGCACACATCTTGTAAAAACAGCTGGCGTACATCTTGAGCCTATGGGAATTTATAGCAAAAAGATCAAATCACTAAAAGATCTAAAAGACGGAGCTACTATAAGCATTCCAAATGACCCTACAAACGAGAGTCGCGCACTTGATGTTTTGGTAAATGCAAAACTTATAGAAGTAGATAATAGTGCAAAGCTTAGAACTCCACTTGATATCACAAAAAACTCAAAAAATCTTAAATTTAAAGAGTTAGAAGCAGCAACTCTTCCTAGAACTTTAGATGACGTAGATATCGCCGTGATAAATACAAATTTTGCTATGAACGCAAATTTAAATCCTACAAAAGACGCTCTTGCTTTAGAGAGTAAAGATAGTCCATATGTAAATATAGTAGTCGTAAAAGAAGGAAACCAAAACAGCAAAAAGATCAAAGCGCTTGACGCAGCACTAAATACTAAGGCCGTGAAAGATTTCATAGCAGATAAATACAAAGGCGCCATAATTCCAGCGTTCTAA
- a CDS encoding YdcH family protein — translation MLHEYRDLITELKGKNARFDSIFEKHNELDQRIKDIEEGRERADSFELETLKKEKLRLKDEAYAILMKYKNSKAN, via the coding sequence ATGTTACACGAATACAGGGATCTTATCACGGAATTAAAAGGTAAAAATGCTAGATTTGACAGTATTTTTGAAAAACACAACGAACTAGATCAAAGAATCAAAGATATAGAAGAAGGCAGAGAACGCGCTGACTCTTTCGAGCTTGAAACTCTTAAAAAAGAGAAATTAAGACTAAAAGACGAAGCATACGCCATACTTATGAAATATAAAAACTCAAAAGCGAATTAA
- a CDS encoding NAD-dependent succinate-semialdehyde dehydrogenase, giving the protein MEQVKYLLNHENISFTAINDSIKVTNPATKEILAYVKKSDETSLTDIIKNANLAFKSWSVALASFRSDILMKWYELVIQNRANLARLMTLEQGKSLNEASGEIAYAASFIKWFAEQTLRNDGDILTSVKKDEKLLVVKQPIGVCAAITPWNFPAAMITRKAAPALGVGCAMIVKPASQTPLSAYALASLAYAAGIPKDLFVIISGDASMISTAFADSKIIRKISFTGSTEVGIKIYEKSAKTIKKLSLELGGNAPFIVFDDADLDRAVDGVMASKFRNSGQTCVCANRIYAQSGIYDEFCAKLNIAIKGLKLGNGLENGVNQGPLIDENALKKVEEHINDALKKGAKCLSGGKRSSLGGTFFEPTLLSGATKDMLVAREETFGPLCPVFKFKSDDEVIEAANDTDFGLASYIFTNDPKRQWKVSESLEYGMVGVNTGLISNEVAPFGGVKFSGLGREGSRYGMDEYTEQKYICLNL; this is encoded by the coding sequence ATGGAGCAAGTCAAGTACCTTTTAAATCACGAAAACATTAGTTTTACAGCTATCAATGATAGTATAAAAGTTACAAATCCAGCTACTAAAGAAATCCTAGCTTATGTCAAAAAGAGTGATGAAACAAGTCTAACAGATATCATCAAAAATGCAAATTTAGCTTTTAAAAGCTGGTCTGTAGCTTTAGCTAGTTTTCGCAGTGATATACTGATGAAATGGTATGAACTAGTCATACAAAATAGGGCAAATTTAGCCAGACTTATGACTTTAGAACAAGGAAAAAGTCTTAACGAAGCTAGCGGTGAGATAGCGTACGCGGCTAGCTTTATAAAATGGTTTGCCGAGCAGACTTTAAGAAATGACGGCGATATTTTGACAAGTGTTAAAAAAGATGAAAAACTTCTTGTTGTAAAACAGCCCATAGGCGTTTGCGCTGCGATAACTCCTTGGAATTTTCCTGCTGCTATGATAACTAGAAAAGCAGCACCAGCACTTGGGGTAGGGTGCGCTATGATAGTAAAACCAGCTAGTCAAACTCCACTTAGTGCTTACGCTTTGGCAAGTTTGGCTTACGCTGCAGGCATACCAAAAGATCTATTTGTCATCATTAGCGGGGACGCTAGTATGATAAGCACGGCGTTTGCAGACTCAAAAATCATAAGAAAGATAAGTTTCACCGGCTCAACTGAAGTAGGTATAAAAATTTATGAAAAAAGCGCGAAAACTATCAAAAAACTTAGTCTTGAGCTAGGTGGAAATGCTCCATTTATAGTATTTGACGATGCAGACTTAGACAGAGCAGTAGATGGAGTAATGGCTAGTAAATTTAGAAATAGCGGTCAGACTTGCGTTTGTGCAAATAGAATATATGCTCAAAGCGGTATTTACGATGAGTTTTGTGCTAAACTAAATATCGCTATAAAAGGTTTAAAACTAGGAAACGGCTTAGAAAATGGGGTAAATCAAGGGCCACTTATCGATGAAAATGCTCTTAAAAAAGTAGAAGAGCATATAAATGACGCTTTAAAAAAAGGCGCTAAGTGCTTAAGTGGCGGTAAGAGAAGCTCTCTTGGAGGAACTTTTTTCGAACCGACTTTGCTAAGCGGCGCGACTAAAGATATGTTAGTAGCGCGTGAAGAGACGTTTGGACCGCTTTGTCCGGTTTTTAAATTTAAGAGTGATGATGAGGTGATAGAAGCGGCAAACGATACTGACTTTGGGCTTGCTAGTTATATCTTTACGAATGATCCTAAAAGACAATGGAAAGTGTCTGAAAGTCTAGAGTACGGAATGGTCGGTGTAAATACTGGGCTCATCAGCAACGAAGTAGCCCCTTTTGGTGGCGTAAAGTTTAGTGGACTTGGACGCGAGGGAAGCAGATATGGTATGGACGAATACACGGAGCAAAAATATATCTGCTTGAATTTGTGA